cctttgtggaatgaggagacttcttatcgagagttcacagcaagaggaattgttatcgtcagtcttggatgtccgagtagtggattttgaagaattgaagactcttcaaagaagggatcctacattgttagctatcaggaaaagagtcaggaagtctagaggacccttgaatttcagcttggataaggatggtattcttcggtttcgggatcgtagagtgattccccgagattctgaatttaaagagcggattttggcagaagcccatgcggctccttattcagttcatccaggaagcacgaagatgtatcgagatttaaagaggaatttctggtgggaaggaatgaagttggacatcgctttgtttattgagaaatgtgacacgtgtCGTCGAgtaaaggctgagcatcaaagacctgctggtagacttcaacctctccctattcctgagtggaagtgggatgatatttctatggattttgttgtgggtttaccgaggactcctagtgggaagaactcaatttgggtgattgttgatcggttgaccaagagtgcccatttcttgcctgttattaatactgactctttgggtaagttgactcgattatatgtcaaggagatagtgcgtttgcatggagtacccaagagtatcgtgtcagatcgggacccgcggtttacgtcccatttttggaagagcttgcaggcagctttaggcactaagttgaagtttagttctgcgtatcaccctcaaacagacggtcaatcagagcgtactattcagactctggaggatatgttgcggtcttgtgtcacagaatttcaaggaagttgggagaatcatctaccgcttattgaattctcttataataacagttttcattcctccattcagatggccccgtatgaagctttgtatggaaggaagtgtagatcgcccttgtgttgggatgaagtcggcgagagcaaattgtttgggcctgagataattcaagaaatgaaggaccaagttcagtttataaggactaaaatggcagaagcgcaaaatcgccagaagagttacgcagatacaagaagaagagacttatcctttgaagaaggtgattggatttatcttaaagtctctcctatgaaaggtgttaagcgctttggtaagaaaggaaagcttagtccaagattTGTTGGCcctttcagatcgtagagaaagttgggcatgatgcttatagagttgccttgccggattattttggggatgttcatgatgtgtttcatgtgtcttcgttgaagaagagttttggacagcaagagccacgttttgttgaccctgaacgcattcaacttcagcctaaccttacttatgaagttgccccgacgcagatCGTGGATcggaaagagcaaagattaaggtccaagacaatacctatggtgaaagtgtcatggggtgatccgttggctcaagatttctcttgggaaagagaagccgacatgagggagcattatccttacttgtttgtttgattttgacggtatgttctaagtatgctctcggttgaatcttgttcctgtcttagtttaatgtttgaccttgctaatttcgaggacgaaattttttttaagggggggaggatgtaacaccccgtattttagtgtatttttattgaaggattatttttatgttattcaaaaattattctcttattttaaaattactggattttaattgggttatttttaggatttttaatttggtgaaaattatttttatgtgctttcttaatatttatttattgttatgcatttaaattgcttttcatatttaattaattactgtgagatttaattatttcaatttgactttaccattacgtttaaattattttatttaacttgtggttttgaaatcgtttccgttggatcatttttgttacccaagttatgaggattggacctcatttcttttccctctatttttcttttccttttcttttccctttcttcttttcttttttcttttctttttcttctctcctggccatctcccgcgcgcgagctttttctctttctctctctcgccgcGCGTTGGTCTcttccccagcccgccgccgtgcgccggcggtggtcgacaccgcccggctccaCCGCTTCCCCAGCCACGGGCGacgccacccctccatttccagctccatttgtgccgccgttagccgCCACgaacccattgaagccgcggcgtcaccatcttcctaccacttcatccccgacctcttggcaaccctttggacccaaccccggctccgatccgtcaccggtgaagccccaccaagtccatctccgatttcggcattttttgcctaaaaccaccctttgcgccgtcatccacggcaaaccaccaccaccattggcttcaccgacctctctaggccctaccctatcattttggggtcttcgtttgtcttcgttgaaaagtgggtatttgtgacccacggccacagtatattttacactgtggtgttgctcagacgtcgcctttttcagcttcgtgatcctccggaaattagcttatagcgctgtaagtatttctccaaagagttctcatgaattttatgtatttttgcactaacgcatttcactgtattttttggcatgccggactgagtccgaggagtacgggggtcggatggatttgtgattggagttgttggtttgattggattggattggttattggatattggttattggttattggttattgatggatttttggattggttggttcatgtgcatttcattatttcatgcatgttcatgtttgtaaaggaaaactgcgttttcgtgtattgcattcatgttcatgtgtttatgaaaactgggttttcatgtgaatgatttgttgggtgcgtgtgtatcatgaaccccaagccgagatggggcattatctcggtggagctcctctggttactcgggagcggaataaactgagtaacgtcccctggattatcgctgggcgacaatgggatcggacgagagattcgtgccgactccgtggtccttctgctggcggggactagaggatgtctggccatgtacgcgctgggcgcggaactgggcatcgctcgttgtgtagtggatgtacccacgaacgtgttgggcgcgtaagtgggcatcgctacaaagccagggtgtgcggatgacccataggggagatcatggtgcatacactaaaaatggactattttctgggaaaatagcgtgtgttggattttgtgtaattcattttctgggaaaatgttttatggattatttttgggccaaatgagatttttggcgtgtgttggaaaattatcattttcggggaaaatgatgttttgagaaaaatgcatatttcatcatatgcatgcatgttagttgtattaaatgcattttattcctgagattatttttgggttatacttacctgcggtaccattctgtggtaacgcagattttgatgcagatgaggaggaggagggtgagcctgaggagacggctccgcccgaggagtgatctgggatcactgtttattgttattttattttacccttctgtattttcgggacatgtgttaacttattttggatgactgtataactgtttttaaatctttactgatgtttacttgtatttaaattctggtacttagttgactaatccgctgcgttgttgttgttgtccactgttgcatgtacacacacttggcactttcgttgggatgtgtgaccgtgttgtcatcatcccggcgtctcgattcccgtgttttccttagatgggggtcgggggcgccacagtcTTTGTGCCCACTTTCGGGTTGTTCTTTTGAGCTATACTGGTCTAACTCCAATGACCAACATAGATAGTCAACATGATGATTCCTCTTTtgaactcccccccccccctgcgggggtataaatttacaaatatgACGAACTTCTCATGACTATGAGAGAGGTAGGGGAATATGATAAAACTAAAGACTTAATAATTACTCATGCATCGCACGGGTATACATCTAGTGATCTCAATTTCAAGATTCTAATTCTTTAGCTAAGATGTGACATAATTACAGTCAAATACCAATAAGTTTAAGCAGCAACAGAATTTGGTTTATTGCTCCAAGTAACAGTTATACAATCATGACTTCAAACATGCATGACCAGGGTTTAGATTATAAGTGCATTTCTTGCAACATCCTGTTAAACCAATGGATCAATATCGAAGAGAAAAGAATTAAGAACAAACCACATGCTTTCTGTTTACTTTTAAGTCCCATCGCCCAACTCATATCTAGTGAAACAAGAAAAATCCCCTGCCGTTTCTTGATATTCTTCCACACCTCaacccctaaaaaaaaaaaaaacaataaggcCCTCCGACCCACTTGAATGCCAACTGCagacatgttttgatattttactTCAACGACCATCTGCCATCCCTGCCAAGCCTCTCTCTCCGTGACATAACGCCATAACCATTTCCCCCATAGAGCTTGAATAAAAGCAAATTTCTAATCCCAAACCACCCAACAAGCTTAGGGTGCATACCTTAGACCACCAAACAAGTTGCAACTTTAATTCATTGTCAATTCCAGATCGaaacttctttaaaaaaaattataagataaatttactAATGAGCAAAAGGTGTtaccaagtacataggaagtatacattAGAGACACCTAGATAGAAAGAGTAAAAAGGCCATTGAATTTAGAGAAGGCGCCGAGCAAAGTACCATGTCATGGTAAAGACTCatgaaaactcaaaaattttcagtatatataaagaaacaaaaagttcaaaaactaaACTTGTCATCACTGGCTCTACAATAGTTTGACTAACAACTTGTTCCAAATCATAAGCCATTTGTGAAACATGAAATCCATCGCAACAATAATTAAATGCAAAAGTTTCATACAGCATGTAGTTTAGTAGTATCATGTGTAGTTGTTAGGATTCAATGCTTTCacaataaaaatatgtgaatccTTAGCAGTATTAGAAATAGACCTGGAAAACCATGTGTCAAGAACATCTGGATCCTGATATATTTCTGCATCTTTTCCATACTTCTGAAAAGCTTTCTCACGAGCTTCATCAGCACTCCTTGCAACGATATATTCTTCTTCACAATCCTTTCCCACAATGTACCAAACAGGTATGCGGTGTCCCCACCAGAGTTGTCTGCTTATACACCAGTCCTTAATATTTGATAGCCAGTGATTGTAGATCTGcaacaataacaaaatcatGTTAAAGATAACCAATGGTATGAAGGTACCCTTATTAAACATAGATGTTTTTGTGTgacaattgttttttaaaaaaatccatcatCTTCGTTATTAAATTTCTAAGAGAAGCCATACTCAAATGGTGAAGCATTGGAGATCAAGGCAGAAGCTGCATAATTTAGaaataacagtaaaataaaactaaaacagCCAACAGACAATACGAAGAGAAAAGCTTTCTAGTGCACTTCAAATGCACGAAGACAGATATATGTGCATAACAATACCTTCTCAAATCTTTCAGGAATAATGCTTAATTCTCTTTTTTCAACTGCAAGAAGAGCTTTCTCCGCCAGGGGCTCCATGCTAACAAACCACTGCCTGCTAACTAGTGGCTCTATTATCTGGTGGAGGAAGGGGGGAAGGGGAAAAAAGAGTAGGGAAAATACAACATGAGAAGAAATTCACAATGGAATGGCTATCCATTATCTAgatgaaattttcaaattagtaAACTAAAGCAACATCTCACTTCTCCACCACGTTGGGATCTGGGAACTCGTAGAGTGTGCGGTTGCTTTTTCACAGCCAAGCCCGTCTCCTCCAGATCTGCCCACAGCTTCTTCCGGGCCTCAAACCGATCAAGGCCACTATTATTATAAATGTCAATGTCATATGTTAGGCACAGCATAGAAAGCTTTCTCCAATATGATGCATGTATAGCAATCAAATAAAGCTAGTTTAAAAGATTACCAGTATAATCCAGCAACCTCGTTAAGTGTCCCGTCCTTGTTCATGACATTAAGTATTGGGAGACCAAGCTTTCTTGCTAGAAGATAATCATTATGATCATGTCCAGGGCTTATCTTCAGCACACCAGTTCCAAAGTCTTTATCAACTTGCTGTCAGACATAGCAGGAAAAAGTAAACTAGAAGAAATTGCTAACCAGGAGTTATATGAAATTAGTGTAAGGAATAAGAGTATGAAAATTACAAGTATACATCTACTTAGCAAAATTTGACAAACCTACCAAGCATTCATTCTCCAGGAATGTTAATGATCTACATTCTATTTTCTAGGAACCAAAAGAGGGCCATAAAACAATTATGACTTTTGAGAACAGGAGAGCATCAGTAATCAAGGGATTGAATCAGAAATGTACGAATAAGTAAAATTCAGACAGACTTGAAATTCAGATTACTAATGACAGCATTTTCCTTAAGAGTCTCATAGAAATTTCAAATGCCTAGAACAAGGCAGTGGGGCCCACTTACTGTGAAGGAAGctccattaaaagaaaaaaaacttggcACAACCTCCCCCAAgatgttggggggggggggttctatGAATGGATTTCTACTGATTCAAATATTGCCCTTGTACTATTGTACCAGCACAGTGCATATACCAATCGAAATAAGTAAGAAACTTCAGGAATACTTAGCACCATATCcacaatgaaaaaataaactaattacgGAATGATCTTcaagcaaaatattttccagaagCTTTTACCCTGTCAGAGATGATAGGGACATGGCGGCCATATGTCATAGGCACAATCGCCATCATACCTATATACTTGGAATATCGATCATCCTGCAAAAGTAAACACATATAGCATGCTCATGAAGTAGAACAGCAAAAAGTGCAAGAAAGAAAGGAGGAGGGGAGCATACAACTAGTATATGATTTCCACGCAAATGTCAAATTTTCAAGCATGGTGGATGACTTCATCTACCCAGACACTGGTataatcaagaattttatttctGATTTACTACTACGTAGACTTGATTgatgaaagtaaaaataaatattgtgttgtttagataaataaataaaataaatcatgaaaaaattcttaaaaagaGCCAAATCGGCACAAAGTACAGTACTCTTGAAATGATTATAGGAAACAATATTGGTCAAAACTAGGGATGTAATCGGTTCGGTTCAGTCCGGTTTTGGACTTACTGGTGAACCAAACCGAGACAAGTCGGTTTTGGAATTCTGAAAACCAGAACCGGCTGGTTCACCACGGGAACTGCTACTTTCAGTTTTCTCGGTTGTTTCCAATTTGGTTCAGCTATACAGAGGTTATTCGGATTTGGGCTTTCTTGTTGGACTGGTTGGGTTTTCTGACccaaatgaataatttttttagccCAAATATGAGTTTTAGAGCCCAAAACATTATTTTCAGCTAAAAATACCATGAATATAACTAAATAAATGCTCAAAACAATTAGCCACAACACACTAATTAGTCTAATTACAACATACATATAATAATGCCTAAAAGACCTATCAAAAATGCACATAACAACATTCCAAAAGGCTAAAAGCCTAAAACATGCACataagttaataagttataaccAATTTGCATGAATACATCATCTAATTAATAAgtgctatatattatactaatatgtgatatatattacatatgataagtttgataaatattatgttgTATGTACAAAGTCACaacaatatatacatacacatatatacatacatatatatatatatatgttacttatcaaaacattattaaaaatgtaAGTATGTAACCTAGAATGTAGCCTAATATATAAGGATAAACAATAAcatgttaataacttaatattaaaattaatgaataagAGTGAGTCTATATCAAGGAagcataaataataagattagactTTCATgctataattattaaatttataatatacataatatatatagcatatatagcatataatatgcataatataaagcaattaactatatatataatttggttcGGTCCCGTTTTCATGATTCGGTCCCCAAAACATGAAACCGGACCAAACCGATTTTCATGAAATTTCAGTCTAGGGAACCAAAACCAACCAAACCGGTCGGTACGGTTTGGTCGGTTATTCTTTCACCCCTAGTCAAAACGGATCAAAATAATCCAAAACAGACAACACAGGCCCATATTCGACTCagtaaaaaatacttcttattcttacaaaagaaaaacagggacatacaaatttccaaacaaaatgcaATGTGCATGGATTGCACACAAATTTTAGTTTCAGTGGTAGATGTGCAAGAAAAGCTGAGAGTATATTCCACTGTCACTTATAAGGTCTTATTTGCAatattgcattaaaataatatcCATATGTTTGCAGTAAAACTGATTTGTTTCTAATCCACTTCAAAACATCTACATTCTTATCTTCAGTTATAATTCAACCTACTCAACCATTGCACAAATCTTGTGTCAGCCACTAACTCAGAACACATGACAAACTTTTAACTCCAGGAAATATTCCAGTAAgtacatacaaaaaaaatcctAGTAAAGTAgctaaataaatcatttaaaggGGGCAGAAAATAAAGATTTGAACCACAGGTTTGAGATACATCCAGGGAAAAAGGAAAGTTCTGAATCTCAGGTTTGAGATTATATACTGGGACAAAGGCAACTAATCTTGATCCCAAGGACAGAAAGTGACAAAGCATACCTTCACCAGTACAGATAGTTTAAGACCACAATGAGAACCACAATGACAATCATATAAGCAAAGCATAAGCTCCAAACACCTGGCCCATTAATCTTATTATTGAAAGTGCAAGCCTGCAAGGCAAACGAAGCTATCCTACCTTTGGATGCACTGCAATAGCTACATCACCAAATAAAGTTTCTGGACGTGTTGTTGCTATTGTCAGATAGTCATTACTACAAgacaaaggaaaataatatatgaa
This genomic interval from Juglans regia cultivar Chandler chromosome 3, Walnut 2.0, whole genome shotgun sequence contains the following:
- the LOC118348017 gene encoding valine--tRNA ligase, chloroplastic/mitochondrial 2-like → MMLHTLVSSSSPLFSPYCSSASYRLNPLLFSKPRRGVKLFPRWHFSPFRIRPLAAAAATENGVFTSPEVAKSFDFTSEERIYNWWESQGYFRPKFDQGNDPFVISMPPPNVTGSLHMGHAMFVTLEDIMVRYHRMKGRPTLWLPGTDHAGIATQLVVERMLASEGIKRVELSRDEFTNRVWEWKEKFGGTIANQIRRLGASCDWTREHFTLDEQLSRAVIEAFVRLHEKGLIYQGSYLVNWSPNLQTAVSDLEVEYSEESGTLYHIKYRVAGSNDYLTIATTRPETLFGDVAIAVHPKDDRYSKYIGMMAIVPMTYGRHVPIISDRQVDKDFGTGVLKISPGHDHNDYLLARKLGLPILNVMNKDGTLNEVAGLYCGLDRFEARKKLWADLEETGLAVKKQPHTLRVPRSQRGGEIIEPLVSRQWFVSMEPLAEKALLAVEKRELSIIPERFEKIYNHWLSNIKDWCISRQLWWGHRIPVWYIVGKDCEEEYIVARSADEAREKAFQKYGKDAEIYQDPDVLDTWFSRSISNTAKDSHIFIVKALNPNNYT